The following are encoded together in the Cicer arietinum cultivar CDC Frontier isolate Library 1 chromosome 2, Cicar.CDCFrontier_v2.0, whole genome shotgun sequence genome:
- the LOC101490709 gene encoding WAT1-related protein At5g64700-like — translation MSEMKRENSGSMKSAVKEWFNSSQAFLSMFLVQIFATGMQLLSRVILVQGTYIFALIAYRHLVAAICVAPFALYFERERPKKFNCKVWLWLFVNALVGMTMALGLFYYGLRDTSATYAVNFLNMVPICTFFISIIFRMENMRIGTWVGKVKCIGAILCVGGALTTSLYKGKAFYIGHHSLQDAQMISVVAAHQTHKLRGTIFLVGSCCSYTAWFIIQVKLMKVFPLRYWGTMLSCVMSAVQSAIIGVCINSSEAAWRLEWNLQLITIVYSGAMASAATFCLISWTISIKGPTYPPMFNPLALVFVAISEAILLGEPLTVGTLLGMVLIIVGLYSFLWGKTNDMLRLPQTNVATSELSTIMVDDSSIAQSTAVVVPSSSLNESVLQIDKINKI, via the exons ATGAGTGAAATGAAGAGAGAAAATAGTGGTAGCATGAAAAGTGCTGTGAAGGAATGGTTCAATTCTTCACAAGCTTTTTTGAGCATGTTTTTGGTACAAATTTTTGCAACTGGGATGCAACTTTTATCAAGAGTCATTTTAGTTCAAGGTACTTACATTTTTGCCCTCATTGCATATCGTCATCTTGTTGCCGCAATTTGTGTTGCCCCTTTTGCTCTCTATTTTGAAAG AGAACGCCCAAAGAAATTCAATTGCAAAGTTTGGTTATGGCTTTTCGTCAACGCATTAGTTGG GATGACCATGGCACTAGGACTATTCTATTATGGTCTTCGTGACACATCTGCTACTTACGCGGTTAACTTTCTCAACATGGTTCCTATTTGCACATTTTTTATCTCTATCATATTCAG AATGGAGAATATGAGGATTGGAACATGGGTTGGTAAAGTGAAATGTATTGGTGCAATATTATGTGTTGGTGGGGCATTAACTACAAGTTTATACAAAGGGAAGGCATTTTATATTGGTCATCATAGTCTTCAAGATGCTCAGATGATTAGTGTTGTTGCAGCACATCAAACTCATAAGCTTCGTGGTACTATCTTTTTGGTTGGAAGCTGTTGCTCATACACTGCTTGGTTTATTATTCAA gTAAAGTTGATGAAAGTTTTTCCTTTGAGGTATTGGGGAACAATGTTATCATGTGTTATGTCAGCAGTTCAGTCAGCAATAATAGGCGTATGCATAAATTCTAGTGAAGCTGCTTGGAGATTAGAGTGGAATCTACAACTCATTACTATAGTGTACTCG GGAGCAATGGCTAGTGCTGCAACATTTTGTTTAATATCATGGACAATATCAATTAAAGGTCCTACTTACCCTCCAATGTTTAATCCACTTGCTCTTGTTTTTGTGGCCATATCAGAAGCTATCTTACTTGGCGAACCACTAACAGTTGGAAC GTTATTGGGAATGGTTTTGATTATAGTGGGATTGTACTCCTTTTTGTGGGGTAAAACAAATGACATGCTAAGATTGCCTCAAACAAATGTTGCAACTTCAGAATTATCAACAATCATGGTTGATGACTCTTCTATAGCTCAATCAACAGCTGTAGTAGTACCAAGTTCTTCACTTAATGAAAGTGTTCttcaaattgataaaattaacaaaatttaa